One segment of Metallosphaera cuprina Ar-4 DNA contains the following:
- a CDS encoding DUF981 family protein — translation MVFIDDLALMLFTLPLISILIAYTTIQSYLGFRKEGYQAIKKSLDDSIIPAGILGLVTLIISLWGEFTWTLPGSYNILFYDVYLLMGIIILSYSMAVYMGKRLQTTGIFALFVGLITIYYGVIGFNLGLTQEPLALLGLYVTYGLAGILGYPVTVFLDRLKEQPSERRNLGSWIIVFVVFWIIVIVAGILGAVIGVETIPAHLAHAP, via the coding sequence ATGGTGTTCATAGATGATTTAGCCTTAATGCTCTTTACCTTACCTCTGATTTCAATTTTAATCGCTTATACAACTATTCAGTCTTACTTGGGCTTTAGGAAGGAAGGTTATCAAGCGATAAAGAAGAGCCTTGACGATTCAATAATACCTGCTGGGATTTTAGGGTTGGTCACATTGATCATATCCCTTTGGGGAGAGTTCACCTGGACTCTACCTGGTAGTTACAACATCCTCTTCTATGACGTTTATCTCCTTATGGGGATAATAATCCTTTCCTACTCTATGGCTGTCTACATGGGGAAGAGGTTACAAACTACGGGCATATTCGCCCTTTTTGTAGGCTTAATAACGATATATTACGGAGTAATAGGATTCAACTTAGGATTGACCCAAGAGCCGTTAGCGTTGCTAGGACTTTACGTAACTTATGGGCTGGCTGGCATCTTAGGGTACCCTGTCACCGTTTTCTTGGACAGACTCAAAGAGCAACCGTCAGAAAGGAGGAACCTAGGCTCCTGGATCATAGTGTTCGTTGTGTTCTGGATTATAGTGATAGTTGCAGGAATACTGGGCGCTGTTATAGGAGTAGAGACGATCCCAGCCCACTTAGCTCACGCTCCATAA
- a CDS encoding DMT family transporter: MSSGLLRSLKWLGPLSIVWGLTYPLTKIVSAEVSPIVITWVRFAVGSLFFLSLSRFKVSVGRKQVITAIFNFTIFMLCLNVGTSISSNPGLAAVMIYTQPIFVILFERILGAKVPTRAIVGVILGVLGLTLSITSASLDFGILIALMGGISWAIGTVYYSRNLKSDDIAKLNAFMSLFSLPITLAITPLDFYFVFTPITLVLLITLGVLGQALGYIFWFNAIREMGSIKASAGSLLVPIAAYVLSFLTIGAVPSFGEALGSFITLCGIFITVTSRK; this comes from the coding sequence ATGTCAAGCGGTTTACTCAGGAGCTTAAAATGGTTGGGACCTCTGTCCATAGTTTGGGGTCTGACTTACCCATTGACTAAGATAGTTTCAGCTGAAGTCTCCCCTATCGTTATAACCTGGGTAAGGTTCGCGGTTGGATCCCTATTCTTCCTTTCCCTCTCCAGGTTCAAGGTATCTGTAGGTAGGAAGCAAGTGATCACCGCCATTTTTAATTTTACAATCTTCATGCTCTGCTTAAACGTTGGAACTTCAATATCATCAAATCCGGGATTGGCTGCAGTCATGATTTATACACAACCCATTTTCGTAATTCTGTTCGAGAGGATACTGGGGGCTAAAGTCCCAACCAGAGCCATAGTAGGCGTTATCTTAGGCGTTCTGGGCCTGACCTTATCGATAACTTCAGCTAGCCTGGACTTTGGGATTTTGATAGCTCTAATGGGAGGAATAAGCTGGGCGATAGGTACTGTGTATTACTCAAGAAACTTGAAGAGTGACGACATAGCGAAACTCAACGCTTTCATGAGCCTCTTCTCCCTCCCTATTACCTTAGCTATAACTCCTTTAGACTTCTACTTCGTGTTCACACCGATCACGCTGGTCTTATTGATCACTTTAGGCGTCTTAGGGCAAGCGTTAGGTTACATATTTTGGTTTAACGCCATAAGGGAGATGGGAAGCATTAAGGCCTCTGCCGGATCTCTTCTGGTCCCGATAGCGGCTTACGTACTCAGCTTCCTCACCATAGGGGCTGTGCCTTCTTTTGGGGAGGCTTTAGGTTCCTTTATAACCCTGTGTGGGATATTCATAACCGTTACGTCTAGGAAGTAG
- a CDS encoding MFS transporter, producing the protein MDRDVYLLLTSRIMRSVSAGVLAVVVGLYYVNELHLTLFEVGVLFGVGAFLTPLLTLILGFYSDKYGRKRILLITLSFLPISVLILLLTSNFFLLLLSSALGGFGIAGGLVGGGVGATVAPMQTALLTEKIPPEERTKVFSIFTTISSYAGAGGALLSHLPSYRTIFIMALIISGISTLSVIPLRESFKPRVKKVPTSSGDKDVIKKFTITGVLNGVSQGLIVPFIPIIFSKTYGLSQSTIGDIVSIGGVVSATLMLSTPSLTKRLGFVRLIILTRSISAVLVLLFPFLSLWYLASIDYIVFTPLRVLSLPAQQALMMNLIGEGRRATVSGANQAGRLIPSAFSTSLSGYLMRAVSIAMPFEIAFLATLINSFLYYSFFRSVDKLANGSVTIAEG; encoded by the coding sequence ATGGACAGGGATGTGTATCTCCTCCTAACGTCTAGGATAATGAGGAGTGTGTCCGCTGGAGTTCTAGCTGTGGTGGTTGGACTTTATTACGTTAATGAACTGCACTTAACTTTATTTGAGGTTGGAGTTCTGTTCGGGGTCGGTGCGTTCTTAACCCCTCTACTCACTTTAATATTAGGATTTTACTCTGACAAGTACGGTAGGAAAAGGATACTTTTGATCACGCTCTCTTTTCTACCTATATCAGTCTTAATCCTCCTTTTAACGTCTAACTTCTTCCTCCTTTTATTATCCTCAGCTTTAGGTGGGTTCGGAATAGCAGGAGGCCTAGTGGGAGGAGGCGTAGGAGCTACCGTAGCTCCTATGCAGACAGCCCTCCTTACCGAGAAGATACCTCCAGAGGAGAGGACTAAAGTTTTCTCCATTTTCACTACAATCTCTAGCTATGCAGGAGCTGGGGGAGCTCTCCTATCTCATCTACCCAGCTACAGGACAATTTTCATCATGGCGTTGATAATTTCCGGAATATCTACTCTTTCAGTTATCCCTTTGAGGGAAAGCTTTAAGCCCAGAGTAAAGAAGGTCCCTACCAGCAGCGGTGATAAAGACGTGATTAAAAAGTTCACCATAACGGGCGTTCTTAATGGCGTTTCGCAGGGGTTGATAGTCCCTTTCATTCCTATCATATTTAGCAAAACTTATGGGCTCTCACAGTCAACCATAGGGGATATAGTCTCAATAGGCGGAGTCGTCTCAGCAACACTAATGCTATCAACTCCTAGTTTGACTAAGAGGTTGGGCTTCGTTAGACTCATAATTCTCACAAGGAGCATCTCCGCAGTTTTAGTTCTTCTCTTTCCGTTTCTTAGCCTTTGGTATTTAGCCTCGATAGATTACATTGTTTTTACTCCCCTCAGAGTGCTATCATTGCCGGCTCAACAGGCCCTCATGATGAACCTCATAGGAGAGGGGAGAAGAGCGACGGTCAGTGGAGCTAATCAAGCTGGTAGGCTCATTCCCTCCGCGTTTTCAACCTCATTGTCTGGTTACTTAATGCGAGCGGTCTCTATAGCCATGCCGTTCGAGATAGCTTTCCTGGCGACTTTAATCAACTCGTTTTTGTATTACAGCTTCTTTAGATCTGTAGATAAGTTAGCCAACGGGAGTGTGACGATAGCGGAGGGGTGA
- a CDS encoding ABC transporter ATP-binding protein, protein MDCIKLSNVFKRFGSVTALNGISFEVPYNGRYALLGPNGAGKSTTMKILAGLIQPDDGRVEVKGLKPGSKEVKRILAYLPEDPVPYRILTVRENLEYFAALRGIPNPKERAEEMISLLNMTEFERVQAGKLSRGNQQRLSLALVLLHNPEILLLDEPLNYLDIPTQERVIDILKGLNSTFLVSTHIMSIALRLTDHVIVISRGKVVWTGSITELRSLGREDEPIESVVSRMMTNAG, encoded by the coding sequence ATGGATTGCATAAAGCTTAGCAACGTCTTTAAGAGGTTCGGTAGCGTAACTGCATTGAACGGAATATCGTTTGAGGTCCCATATAACGGGAGATACGCTCTGCTAGGACCTAACGGTGCAGGTAAGTCAACTACGATGAAGATCCTCGCCGGACTGATTCAGCCCGACGACGGAAGGGTAGAGGTGAAGGGCCTCAAACCTGGAAGTAAGGAGGTTAAGAGGATATTAGCTTACCTCCCTGAGGATCCGGTTCCCTATAGGATACTTACAGTGAGGGAGAACCTGGAGTATTTCGCAGCGTTAAGAGGAATCCCTAACCCTAAGGAGAGGGCGGAAGAGATGATTAGTCTCTTAAACATGACCGAGTTTGAAAGGGTGCAAGCTGGGAAGTTGTCTAGAGGCAACCAACAGAGGTTATCTCTGGCTCTCGTTCTACTTCACAACCCTGAGATTCTCCTGTTGGACGAGCCCTTAAACTACCTTGATATTCCGACGCAGGAGAGAGTGATTGACATCTTAAAGGGCTTGAACTCTACTTTCCTCGTTTCAACTCACATCATGTCCATAGCCTTGAGGCTGACTGATCACGTGATAGTCATATCTAGAGGTAAGGTCGTCTGGACTGGAAGCATAACGGAACTCAGATCTTTGGGAAGGGAAGACGAGCCTATAGAGAGCGTAGTTTCTAGGATGATGACGAATGCTGGTTAA
- a CDS encoding thermopsin, with translation MGRLSLILAIIIIIGVMINVPQVSQTVSYANVGVNKLISEHVPKKVNEMALPPARGNMSAIGKFYPNGVTLPSNPEPAQMGIADFGIGPNGPCILTTTQFEGCVLINNLQSVTSTSQGTSQCVSFQLNVVLNYDNQGSQYALWVQDVAFYNTQTNQINFENNIWNFTSPGANVTAVSGNGSLYPSGSTKFYAYGPGSIQGNFITLSLPSKFYLLVNVSTNAYGQPVIYFWYNDGYGWINYDTVTVTNAFSSSNVYFLVDGYQYAGNGLYYDAELDMVGPGDLTCADIISSNVALNLAYWNGNNFQTVINAYNSGGDTGETSNNVRSGAYYYVYTGQMIAGLHAGSGTRHWLWQENGVSLLDINTGITNGYLVVYNSSLPYSLGVQYGLQVPFINGRAELTLLPMNYSVLAYTNAGELMGEAEVTGQYGQSVTTGVTQFSISLPTQLTIYQNTYTKIGVNVNAYGNVIFNVISPPGIYAYLNQNPLHVSGTGTDVLTISVGNVPPGTYQVILNATLFNGFYKIVPITVVVQSRLVTSIFSYKTVGNGVPQSPILNLTFPNGTSTTLSLNPYTVINVPPGTIYTVQSIIQQGNVRWATPNSSTGVINSEQTINLVYFNQYLVTFSFTVQGGTGYVDPTITFYSFGQRVNETPGTYWVDYGSTYSYPQTLEGSNSEERWISNSTNGQITFPQTVNVYYQNQYFIKLVSQVPIYALINGENESLSSGWYDQGTTIYAENVTYYPSPYERYVITSITPQSFEVNSYETVVVQSKVQFFVNVVSPIPVHASINGVNTNLTPSWIDQGTQITLQNYTFYEGKLERYVILSFFPASITLNSPTTFKVNAQKQFLVSINNVSTWYPAGSTLVLNASVPFYESATFKGNYTLSPGSQIVVNGPITENLVIGPNYLFILSLVSIAVIVVLTLVLIRRK, from the coding sequence ATGGGAAGGTTATCATTAATATTAGCCATCATTATTATAATTGGAGTAATGATTAACGTACCTCAGGTTAGTCAAACCGTGAGTTATGCAAACGTGGGTGTTAACAAACTAATCTCAGAACACGTGCCTAAGAAAGTTAATGAAATGGCCTTACCTCCAGCCAGAGGTAACATGTCAGCTATTGGAAAGTTCTATCCCAACGGCGTAACTTTACCTTCAAATCCTGAGCCTGCACAGATGGGAATCGCTGACTTCGGTATAGGCCCCAACGGACCTTGTATATTGACGACAACCCAGTTTGAGGGATGCGTCTTAATAAACAACTTACAGTCTGTGACTAGTACTTCTCAAGGAACAAGCCAATGCGTTTCCTTCCAACTTAACGTTGTGTTGAACTATGATAACCAAGGTTCTCAATACGCCTTATGGGTTCAGGACGTCGCGTTTTATAACACTCAAACAAATCAGATAAATTTTGAAAATAACATCTGGAATTTCACGTCTCCTGGGGCAAACGTTACGGCAGTAAGCGGTAACGGTTCTTTATACCCAAGCGGGTCAACAAAGTTTTACGCTTACGGACCGGGCTCCATTCAAGGTAACTTCATTACCCTTTCCTTACCTTCTAAGTTCTATCTCCTAGTAAACGTTTCGACTAACGCTTATGGCCAGCCCGTTATCTACTTTTGGTACAACGACGGTTACGGATGGATTAACTATGATACGGTTACCGTTACTAACGCGTTTAGTTCGTCCAATGTGTATTTCCTTGTAGACGGATATCAATACGCTGGTAATGGGCTCTACTATGACGCTGAACTGGACATGGTGGGACCTGGAGACTTAACCTGCGCAGATATCATCTCCTCCAACGTAGCGCTAAACTTAGCTTACTGGAATGGGAACAATTTCCAGACAGTTATAAACGCCTATAACTCTGGAGGAGACACTGGGGAAACATCAAATAATGTCAGAAGTGGAGCTTATTACTATGTGTATACCGGACAGATGATAGCTGGTTTACATGCTGGATCAGGAACTAGACACTGGCTTTGGCAAGAGAACGGAGTTTCGCTGTTAGACATTAACACAGGAATAACCAACGGTTACTTGGTTGTATACAACTCGTCTCTGCCTTATAGCTTAGGAGTACAATACGGGTTGCAAGTTCCGTTCATCAACGGTAGAGCCGAATTAACTCTGCTTCCTATGAACTACTCTGTGTTAGCTTACACAAACGCGGGCGAATTGATGGGTGAGGCCGAAGTTACAGGCCAGTACGGTCAGTCAGTAACCACTGGTGTTACTCAATTTTCAATATCCTTACCAACTCAATTAACCATATACCAAAACACCTACACTAAGATAGGCGTTAACGTGAACGCCTACGGAAACGTAATCTTTAACGTAATTAGTCCCCCTGGGATTTATGCATATCTTAACCAGAATCCACTTCACGTTTCAGGAACTGGCACGGACGTCTTGACCATCAGTGTGGGTAACGTTCCTCCAGGGACATATCAAGTTATCTTAAACGCAACTTTGTTTAACGGTTTCTACAAAATAGTTCCCATCACCGTAGTAGTTCAATCAAGATTAGTCACTTCTATCTTCTCGTATAAAACTGTTGGTAACGGAGTGCCTCAGTCCCCCATCCTTAATCTGACCTTTCCCAACGGTACAAGCACTACTTTAAGTCTCAACCCGTATACGGTAATTAATGTTCCTCCTGGGACAATTTACACTGTTCAATCAATTATTCAACAAGGAAACGTCAGGTGGGCCACTCCAAACTCATCAACTGGTGTAATAAACAGTGAGCAGACGATTAACTTAGTTTACTTTAATCAATATTTAGTAACGTTCAGTTTCACGGTTCAAGGAGGGACGGGATATGTGGATCCAACTATAACGTTTTACTCCTTTGGACAAAGAGTTAACGAAACGCCAGGAACCTATTGGGTGGATTACGGCTCAACATACTCCTATCCTCAGACTCTAGAGGGATCTAACTCTGAGGAGAGATGGATATCCAATTCAACAAACGGTCAAATAACTTTCCCCCAGACAGTAAACGTGTATTATCAAAATCAATATTTCATAAAACTAGTTTCGCAGGTTCCAATTTACGCGTTGATTAACGGTGAGAACGAGTCCCTCTCGTCAGGGTGGTACGATCAGGGGACTACGATATACGCCGAGAACGTCACGTACTACCCCTCACCTTACGAGAGGTACGTCATAACGTCAATAACGCCTCAATCGTTTGAGGTCAATTCGTATGAGACCGTTGTGGTTCAGAGCAAGGTTCAGTTCTTCGTTAACGTCGTCTCACCCATTCCCGTTCACGCCTCCATCAATGGTGTAAACACTAATCTAACTCCATCATGGATTGACCAAGGAACTCAGATAACTTTACAGAACTACACTTTCTACGAAGGGAAACTTGAGAGATATGTGATACTCAGTTTCTTCCCCGCATCAATAACGTTAAATTCACCTACTACGTTCAAGGTTAACGCTCAGAAACAGTTCCTAGTTAGTATAAATAATGTGTCGACCTGGTACCCTGCTGGGAGCACTCTTGTGTTAAACGCTAGCGTTCCGTTTTATGAGTCAGCGACGTTTAAGGGAAATTACACGCTCTCTCCCGGTTCACAGATTGTGGTTAACGGACCCATAACTGAAAACCTAGTGATAGGTCCTAACTACTTGTTCATACTATCTCTCGTTTCTATAGCAGTGATAGTTGTACTAACGTTAGTTCTCATTAGAAGGAAATAG
- a CDS encoding sugar porter family MFS transporter: protein MNNGSYLQVILDRMDTKKVNRFYWIITVLAAIGGFLFGYDTSVIAIASVFVPFKYTGLVYGYEIASASLGAAIGALIAYFYTDRYGRKSLLILDAAIYTISAIAAALSFNGLWLLFWRTVIGIAIGADSAVATAYITEYAPKDRRGSLGIMQQWMITIGILGSYLIGSAVLFVAPSLAYTLGWRVIMGIAAIPAIIGLIFRFAMPESPRWLLVSGKIEKFKEVIRRFNADASDEEIYKAFEEVKRSLSYKLDTPTKRALMVVGLWMIFQQITGINVPFYYGPTIILNLGILPKATSPVFTEVNSVLAASVLAVINTAATYIAFRYIDRVGRRRLGLSAYLGMLIFDLLGGFLVMNGVLIGALIAFAGFIVFFAYGVGGTGWLIQAEYFKTEVRGKMAAIIAIIDWLANFAITEVFPLMLSSIGLAGSMFVFASLDAIALITFYFILPETKSVSLEEVVEIFNRTPVSKLKDLRVMKRDNVGE, encoded by the coding sequence ATGAATAATGGCTCGTATCTCCAGGTTATCCTGGATAGGATGGACACCAAGAAGGTCAACAGATTTTACTGGATAATTACTGTCCTAGCTGCAATAGGTGGATTCCTCTTCGGCTACGACACATCAGTAATAGCCATAGCCTCTGTCTTCGTTCCGTTCAAGTATACGGGTCTCGTGTACGGATACGAGATCGCAAGCGCCTCATTGGGTGCAGCGATAGGGGCCTTAATAGCTTACTTCTACACAGACAGGTACGGGAGGAAATCACTACTTATTTTAGATGCGGCAATATACACGATATCTGCTATAGCGGCGGCTCTCTCTTTTAACGGTCTGTGGTTACTCTTCTGGAGGACAGTAATAGGGATAGCTATTGGAGCAGATTCAGCAGTAGCTACCGCATACATAACTGAATACGCCCCTAAGGACAGAAGAGGATCGTTAGGTATCATGCAACAGTGGATGATAACGATTGGTATCTTGGGCTCTTACCTTATCGGATCAGCAGTTTTATTCGTTGCCCCGTCTTTGGCTTACACTCTAGGCTGGAGAGTTATAATGGGAATAGCGGCTATCCCGGCCATAATAGGGTTAATATTTAGGTTCGCGATGCCCGAGTCACCTAGATGGCTTCTCGTAAGTGGCAAGATTGAGAAATTTAAGGAGGTCATTCGTAGGTTCAACGCGGACGCCTCGGACGAAGAGATATACAAAGCTTTCGAGGAGGTTAAGAGGAGCTTATCTTACAAATTGGACACGCCTACCAAGAGGGCGTTAATGGTTGTGGGTTTGTGGATGATATTCCAACAGATAACTGGAATTAACGTACCCTTCTATTACGGACCCACAATAATACTTAATTTAGGAATTTTACCTAAAGCTACTAGCCCGGTTTTCACCGAGGTTAACTCCGTTTTGGCAGCCAGTGTGCTAGCGGTGATAAACACAGCAGCCACATACATAGCCTTTAGGTACATTGATAGGGTGGGAAGGAGAAGGTTAGGCCTTTCCGCCTACCTAGGTATGCTAATCTTTGATTTGTTGGGAGGTTTCCTGGTCATGAACGGCGTTCTCATAGGAGCTCTAATCGCTTTCGCAGGGTTCATAGTGTTCTTCGCTTACGGGGTCGGTGGTACCGGTTGGCTCATTCAAGCCGAGTACTTTAAAACCGAAGTAAGGGGTAAGATGGCCGCAATCATAGCGATAATTGATTGGCTGGCCAACTTCGCCATCACGGAGGTCTTCCCTCTAATGCTCTCCTCAATAGGGCTTGCCGGCTCGATGTTCGTGTTTGCGAGCTTAGACGCGATAGCGTTGATAACGTTTTACTTTATCCTACCTGAAACTAAAAGTGTCTCCCTTGAGGAAGTCGTGGAAATATTCAACAGGACTCCCGTATCAAAATTAAAGGATCTAAGAGTGATGAAAAGAGACAACGTAGGAGAGTGA
- a CDS encoding class I SAM-dependent methyltransferase: protein MEVRVTDEELKVVYDDIPKSYDRANRLMSFNQDVKWRAELVKSILTFNSSPKTVLDVASGKGELSYVFKKFKKDVEPILLDYSENMLESSLINGERVQGSFDALPFRDDVFDVVMSSFALHASDDIEKAVKEMARVSKGLVGFIAMGKPDSKVKRLYLGIYLHFIMPYISFLAGGRPRDYKFIFYIFKKLYPNSFYKSLFSKLLQVMIYKEKSLNLFYFVIGNKLQKRS, encoded by the coding sequence ATGGAAGTTAGGGTAACAGACGAGGAATTGAAGGTCGTTTACGACGACATACCGAAGAGTTACGATAGGGCAAACAGGTTAATGTCGTTTAATCAAGACGTAAAGTGGAGGGCGGAGTTAGTCAAATCGATTTTAACCTTTAACTCGTCTCCTAAAACGGTCCTAGACGTCGCCTCAGGTAAGGGAGAACTGTCGTACGTGTTTAAAAAATTTAAAAAAGACGTTGAGCCCATACTTTTGGACTACTCCGAAAACATGCTTGAGAGTTCCTTAATAAATGGAGAGAGGGTTCAGGGTTCCTTCGATGCCCTCCCCTTCAGAGACGATGTGTTTGACGTGGTTATGAGCAGTTTTGCCTTACACGCATCTGACGATATAGAGAAAGCTGTTAAGGAGATGGCTAGAGTATCGAAGGGGCTTGTGGGGTTCATAGCGATGGGTAAACCTGACAGTAAGGTCAAAAGGCTTTACTTGGGAATCTATCTTCATTTCATCATGCCTTACATCTCGTTTTTAGCAGGTGGTAGGCCAAGGGATTATAAATTTATTTTCTATATTTTTAAAAAACTATATCCTAACTCATTCTATAAGAGCCTTTTTTCCAAGTTATTACAAGTAATGATATATAAAGAAAAAAGTCTAAATCTATTTTATTTCGTAATTGGTAATAAATTACAAAAAAGAAGTTGA
- a CDS encoding helix-turn-helix transcriptional regulator — MRYVLMATLVLLISALMTSGQQSATIYYNGTVVVQLNNVTSFHLIGNNVSNLKVIGSRFNLTGDYLYFHNGTKVTISYDTYFPNGVINANEPYNLTFYVLIPSYYSLVYVSPTPVSLETKGSTYNLTVKGNSLDVLFSTAKPTSGGGLSQEDLTVITILIVTDSILAFVIFEYLRMRRSKSKGDIENVREDREEAELATQELNDRDLLVLEAFKKGSKTLADAVRVTGLPKSTVYRRIKKLVKLGYLIERREGGKLWYEVGKLPDKDQNT, encoded by the coding sequence ATGAGATACGTTTTGATGGCTACCTTAGTTCTGCTGATTTCCGCATTGATGACCTCTGGTCAACAATCTGCAACCATATATTATAATGGTACTGTTGTGGTTCAATTAAATAACGTCACTTCGTTTCATCTAATTGGAAACAACGTTTCCAACCTAAAGGTGATAGGGAGTAGGTTTAATTTAACAGGAGACTACTTATACTTTCACAACGGCACCAAAGTGACAATCTCTTATGACACCTACTTTCCTAACGGAGTGATTAATGCCAACGAACCGTATAACCTTACCTTTTACGTTCTGATTCCAAGTTATTATTCTCTAGTCTACGTTTCTCCTACTCCCGTTTCTCTTGAAACCAAGGGATCGACTTATAACCTCACCGTTAAGGGGAACTCCTTAGATGTCCTCTTCTCTACTGCGAAACCCACTTCTGGTGGAGGACTATCTCAAGAGGATCTTACGGTCATAACGATCTTAATAGTTACCGACTCGATTTTAGCTTTCGTCATCTTTGAGTATTTGAGGATGAGGAGAAGTAAAAGCAAGGGGGATATTGAGAACGTGAGAGAGGACAGGGAGGAGGCCGAACTAGCAACGCAGGAGTTGAACGATAGGGATTTACTTGTACTCGAAGCTTTTAAGAAGGGGTCCAAAACTCTCGCTGATGCTGTAAGAGTTACCGGACTGCCTAAATCTACTGTGTATAGGAGGATAAAGAAATTAGTCAAGTTGGGGTACCTGATTGAAAGGAGAGAGGGAGGAAAACTGTGGTATGAAGTAGGGAAGTTACCTGACAAAGATCAGAACACGTGA
- a CDS encoding hemerythrin domain-containing protein, with protein sequence MFVHNPIDLLKFEHAILRVRYSLGLQVLNSDPDLGFSLIEETHRFVIDWHAYVEDKYVFPLIGEKAKPFSNDHLLIKNYGKGAIEQRRKDWIERYVKIVLDHNSNEERELFSIEANFMKNWELIISEMKKFNDYSKITGLKKLP encoded by the coding sequence ATGTTCGTTCACAATCCCATAGATTTGCTTAAGTTTGAACACGCGATATTGAGAGTTAGATACTCTTTGGGATTACAAGTTCTGAACAGTGACCCTGATTTAGGCTTCTCTCTGATCGAGGAGACGCATCGATTCGTGATAGACTGGCACGCATACGTTGAGGACAAGTACGTTTTCCCTCTAATTGGTGAGAAAGCGAAGCCGTTCTCTAACGATCATCTACTCATTAAGAACTACGGTAAGGGCGCAATAGAGCAGAGAAGGAAAGACTGGATAGAAAGGTACGTGAAGATCGTGTTGGATCACAACTCTAACGAGGAGAGAGAGCTCTTCTCAATCGAGGCCAACTTCATGAAGAACTGGGAATTAATTATATCGGAAATGAAAAAGTTTAATGACTATTCTAAAATAACAGGCCTTAAAAAGCTCCCTTGA
- a CDS encoding ABC transporter ATP-binding protein yields MIRVENLSKIYDRNPVLRSVSFNVDKGSVTGFIGPNGAGKTTTIKIISGLLRKTSGKVEVLGEDPWNNPRVYERMSVIFTTIYHPKEVKVEEYLRDLGKVYGKDYRDLMAEFDLTHYGRSKLSQLSSGIAQRVQLVAALIRDPLLIVADEPTANLDPSARLEFYDVVKRLNSRGVTFFISSHILSELEKVVTHVVFINQGRISYSGKINEALDVQGNLIYVLVNDVDKALKIIGGTVEGGFIKVIGNVRDIVERLDEEGVQIISIRRSSLDEVFKKFSGV; encoded by the coding sequence TTGATAAGGGTCGAGAACCTCTCCAAGATTTACGATCGGAATCCAGTCCTCAGGTCAGTTTCGTTTAACGTAGATAAGGGTAGCGTGACTGGTTTCATAGGTCCTAACGGAGCAGGAAAGACCACAACGATAAAGATAATTTCAGGTCTGCTTAGGAAAACATCGGGAAAGGTGGAGGTACTAGGAGAGGATCCTTGGAACAACCCCAGGGTATACGAGAGAATGTCAGTGATTTTCACTACGATATATCACCCTAAGGAGGTCAAGGTTGAGGAGTACCTTAGGGACCTTGGCAAAGTTTATGGAAAGGACTACAGGGACCTCATGGCCGAGTTCGATCTAACTCATTACGGCAGATCGAAGCTCTCTCAACTCTCCTCAGGAATAGCTCAAAGGGTTCAGCTGGTCGCGGCTCTAATAAGAGATCCCCTCCTTATTGTAGCTGACGAACCTACGGCTAATTTAGATCCCTCAGCTAGGTTAGAGTTTTATGACGTGGTTAAGAGGCTCAACAGCAGAGGTGTGACCTTCTTCATCTCCTCTCACATTTTGTCAGAGTTGGAGAAGGTGGTCACTCATGTAGTTTTCATAAATCAAGGTAGGATATCCTACTCAGGAAAGATTAACGAGGCTTTAGACGTTCAGGGGAATTTAATTTACGTTCTTGTCAATGACGTGGATAAGGCGTTAAAGATAATTGGAGGAACGGTAGAAGGAGGCTTCATTAAGGTCATAGGGAACGTGAGGGACATAGTGGAGAGGTTAGATGAGGAGGGCGTTCAGATAATTAGCATAAGGAGGTCGTCGTTGGATGAAGTATTCAAGAAGTTTTCAGGTGTTTAA